A genomic window from Lotus japonicus ecotype B-129 chromosome 1, LjGifu_v1.2 includes:
- the LOC130741551 gene encoding uncharacterized protein LOC130741551, with product MRGTVDPEALLFDPEIDRTFHYRLVQQRRALASAMAAETNAELEARLRAEFARTQEEQVQEAVRRIQQERELEEANRPLRDLNEPVMSYDYPGSIAPQNAEAQNFELRPALINLISQHQYGGSATEDAHAHLERFIRNCSTTRLPNPELVRLQLFPFSLRDTAEEWLNSQPQGSITTWEDLAKKFIKKFFPRTLLRKLKNDILVFKQEDTENLHEALEMFKKLLRKCPQHNLTLGAQVERFYDGLTDSARSNLEAAASAEFDALSAQAGWDLINKMAESAVNSTNDRQNIRGVLEIEAYDRMVASNKQLSQQMTDMQRQFQAAKISNVNSIHCGTCGGPHASEECGTDFDEEVKVLGNSQNNPYSNTYNPGWRNHPNFSWREHNNSNQGGNNQRQYSNQRFQSQNSRPQQTQDHDSGSGKKSLEELMENFINRADTSFKNHEAAIKNLETQVGQMAKQMSERPPGMFPLDTVINSKENCSAITLRSGATLSEPKQKIVENNNVNDEFVGDIEPLGENKKEHKEKEEEKRKVELENKFTKAPFPPFPTNIAKRRLEKQFSKFISMFKKLRVELPFSEVLEKMPQYAKFMKEILSKKRRLSEENEIVELTEECSAILQRKLPPKRKDPGSFTLPVNFGASKQVRALCDLGSSVNLMPLSMFERLNVGELKPTMMMLQLADRSIVAPWGVREDVLVRAGEFEFPVDFVIIDMDEDSKIPLILGRPFLATSQAKINVGKGTISLRVADEKITFTIFDLKPKPVEKNDVFLVEMMDEWSDEKLKQFFLKEKADASNKKKKRERAERPN from the coding sequence ATGCGAGGTACAGTTGATCCAGAGGCATTGCTTTTTGATCCAGAAATCGACCGCACCTTTCATTATCGGTTAGTACAACAAAGAAGAGCCCTTGCATCTGCAATGGCAGCTGAAACAAATGCTGAATTGGAAGCGCGACTTCGAGCGGAGTTCGCAAGAACTCAAGAGGAACAGGTGCAGGAAGCCGTGCGCCGAATCCAGCAAGAAAGAGAGCTAGAGGAGGCCAACCGCCCCCTCAGGGATCTGAATGAACCTGTCATGAGTTATGATTACCCAGGAAGTATAGCCCCTCAGAATGCCGAGGCTCAGAACTTTGAACTCAGACCTGCACTCATCAACCTGATCAGTCAACATCAATATGGAGGATCTGCCACTGAAGATGCCCATGCTCATCTAGAGCGGTTCATCAGAAACTGCAGTACTACACGTCTTCCCAACCCCGAGCTTGTTCGTTTGCAACTCTTTCCTTTTTCACTAAGGGACACAGCTGAGGAGTGGCTCAACTCCCAACCTCAAGGCAGCATAACAACTTGGGAAGATTTAGCTAAGAAATTCATTAAAAAGTTCTTCCCTCGTACCTTGCTGAGGAAGCTGAAGAACGACATCCTGGTTTTTAAACAGGAAGATACTGAGAATCTCCATGAAGCTCTAGAGATGTTCAAGAAACTGTTAAGGAAGTGCCCTCAGCACAACCTCACATTGGGAGCACAGGTGGAGAGGTTTTATGACGGCTTGACTGATTCTGCCAGATCAAACTTGGAAGCAGCAGCTAGTGCCGAATTTGATGCTCTTTCAGCTCAAGCAGGTTGGGACTTAATCAATAAAATGGCTGAAAGTGCAGTAAACTCTACCAATGACCGCCAAAACATAAGGGGTGTACTGGAAATAGAAGCGTATGATAGGATGGTTGCTTCAAACAAGCAATTATCTCAACAAATGACAGATATGCAACGACAGTTCCAGGCAGCCAAGATATCGAATGTGAATAGTATCCATTGTGGAACATGCGGTGGCCCTCATGCCAGTGAAGAGTGCGGAACAGATTTTGACGAGGAAGTCAAGGTTTTGGGAAATTCCCAAAATAATCCTTATTCCAACACCTACAATCCGGGGTGGAGGAATCATCCTAACTTTTCCTGGAGGGAACATAACAACTCCAATCAAGGAGGAAATAATCAGAGACAATATTCAAATCAACGATTTCAGTCTCAGAATTCAAGACCTCAACAAACTCAGGATCACGACAGTGGCAGTGGGAAGAAAAGCTTAGAAGAGCTGATGGAGAATTTCATCAACAGAGCAGATACCAGTTTCAAAAATCATGAAGCTGCTATCAAAAATTTGGAGACTCAAGTGGGACAGATGGCCAAGCAAATGTCAGAAAGACCCCCAGGTATGTTTCCTCTAGATACTGTCATTAATTCTAAAGAAAATTGCTCTGCCATAACTCTTAGGAGTGGTGCTACCTTGAGTGAGCCTAAACAGAAAATTGTAGAAAACAATAATGTCAATGATGAGTTTGTAGGAGATATTGAACCTTTAGGAGAAAATAAGAAAGAacataaagaaaaagaagaggaaaagagaAAAGTAGAATTAGAAAATAAGTTTACAAAAGCCCCTTTTCCCCCTTTCCCCACTAACATAGCAAAGAGGAGGTTGGAGAAACAATTCTCCAAGTTTATATCTATGTTCAAAAAGTTGCGTGTAGAGCTCCCATTCTCTGAAGTTCTTGAAAAGATGCCTCAATATGCTAAATTCATGAAGGAGATACTCTCAAAGAAAAGGAGGTTAAGTGAAGAGAATGAGATCGTTGAGCTTACTGAGGAGTGTAGCGCTATTCTACAAAGGAAGCTTCCACCCAAAAGAAAGGATCCAGGTAGTTTCACCCTACCTGTTAATTTTGGGGCTTCAAAGCAAGTGAGAGCCTTATGTGATTTAGGGTCAAGCGTCAACTTAATGCCCCTATCAATGTTTGAGCGACTTAATGTTGGTGAACTGAAGCCGACAATGATGATGCTTCAATTAGCGGATCGCTCCATAGTGGCTCCATGGGGAGTTCGTGAAGATGTGCTAGTAAGAGCAGGAGAGTTCGAGTTCCCGGTAGACTTCGTGATAATTGATATGGATGAGGACTCTAAAATACCATTGATTCTGGGAAGACCGTTCCTAGCCACTTCACAAGCGAAGATAAATGTGGGGAAAGGAACGATATCATTAAGGGTAGCTGATGAGAAGATCACTTTCACCATATTTGACCTGAAGCCAAAACCAGTTGAGAAGAATGATGTATTCTTGGTGGAGATGATGGACGAGTGGAGTGATGAGAAGCTGAAGCAGTTCTTCCTTAAAGAAAAAGCTGACGCatcaaataagaagaaaaaaagagaacgTGCAGAGCGACCAAACTGA